Proteins from a genomic interval of Rhodothermus marinus:
- a CDS encoding glycoside hydrolase family 3 N-terminal domain-containing protein has product MRQVLVFLGVMLLLHLKAAAQERPAYLDPTLPIEVRVEDLLGRMTLEEKVAQMLSMWQTKRLIVDEQNRFDPSRAPEWFKLGIGRIERPSEYFQTAREAAAFTNAIQRWVKENTRLGIPVLFHEEALHGIQAAEATSYPQAIALASTWNPALVERVYGRIAREVRARGVHQVLAPVVDVGREPRWGRIEETFGEDPYLVAEMGKAAVWGLQGRRVPPVGPGHVIATLKHMAGHGQPESGINVAPVFFGERHLREVFLYPFREAVEKAHALSVMASYNEIDGIPSHVNAWMLRDVLRGEWGFRGVIVSDWFAIRQLITKHHVAADEAEAARRALAATVDIELPDYDVYPVLLEQVKKGLIPESAVDEAVRRLLWAKFAVGLFDGEPYVDEAEASRVNASEEDRALALEAAREAIILLKNDGLLPLEAGRLDRVAVIGPHAGEVLLGGYSGRPRYTVSILEGLRERLRGEAEVLYAEGVRITEDSVFTDEPQPHLGGERAYPRWVADTVVWTDPESNRRRIEEAVALARRSDVAILVVGGNEQTSREAWAVNHLGDRLSLRLPGQQEELVKAVSATGVPVVLVVIGGQPYVITELVDRVGAIVWGWYLGQETGRAVAEVLLGDYNPAGRLPITIPRHEGQLPAYYSHKPSKELDYVDGTSRPLFPFGYGLSYTRFAYRSVRLEPDRVGGCGVVRVLVELENVGDRAGDEVVQVYVRDRVSSVARPVKELKGFRRVHLGPGERKVVEIELGPEAFAFYGLEMERVVEAGWFDVLVGGNSEELISVPLEITEDCNLGP; this is encoded by the coding sequence ATGAGGCAGGTTCTTGTTTTTCTTGGCGTAATGCTTTTGCTGCATCTGAAAGCTGCAGCGCAGGAGCGACCGGCGTATCTGGACCCGACGCTTCCCATCGAAGTGCGCGTCGAGGACCTGCTCGGCCGCATGACGCTCGAAGAAAAAGTCGCCCAGATGCTGAGCATGTGGCAGACGAAGCGGTTGATCGTCGACGAGCAGAACCGTTTCGATCCGAGCCGGGCGCCGGAATGGTTCAAACTGGGCATTGGCCGCATCGAGCGGCCGAGCGAGTATTTCCAGACGGCGCGCGAGGCGGCCGCCTTCACCAACGCCATCCAGCGCTGGGTCAAAGAAAACACCCGTCTCGGCATTCCCGTGCTTTTCCACGAGGAAGCCCTCCACGGCATTCAGGCCGCCGAGGCGACCAGTTATCCGCAGGCGATTGCGCTGGCGAGCACGTGGAATCCGGCGCTGGTGGAGCGGGTCTACGGGCGGATTGCGCGGGAGGTGCGGGCGCGCGGGGTGCATCAGGTGCTGGCGCCGGTGGTGGACGTGGGTCGGGAGCCGCGCTGGGGTCGAATCGAGGAGACCTTTGGGGAGGATCCGTACCTGGTGGCGGAGATGGGGAAGGCGGCCGTGTGGGGGTTGCAGGGCCGTCGGGTTCCGCCGGTGGGTCCGGGTCACGTGATTGCGACGCTGAAGCACATGGCGGGTCATGGTCAGCCGGAGAGCGGGATCAACGTGGCGCCGGTGTTTTTCGGGGAGCGTCATTTGCGGGAGGTGTTTTTGTATCCGTTTCGGGAGGCTGTGGAGAAGGCGCATGCGCTGAGTGTGATGGCTTCGTACAACGAGATTGACGGGATACCGTCGCATGTGAACGCGTGGATGTTGCGGGATGTGTTGCGGGGCGAGTGGGGCTTCCGCGGCGTCATCGTCTCCGACTGGTTTGCGATTCGTCAGCTCATCACGAAGCATCATGTAGCAGCCGACGAGGCCGAGGCGGCGCGGCGGGCGCTGGCCGCCACGGTGGACATCGAACTCCCGGACTACGATGTGTACCCGGTATTGCTGGAGCAGGTGAAGAAGGGGTTGATTCCGGAGTCGGCGGTTGACGAGGCGGTTCGTCGGTTATTATGGGCGAAGTTTGCAGTGGGATTGTTTGACGGGGAGCCGTATGTGGACGAGGCGGAGGCTTCGCGGGTGAACGCGTCGGAGGAGGATCGGGCGCTGGCGTTGGAGGCGGCGCGCGAGGCGATCATTTTGTTGAAGAACGACGGGTTGTTGCCGTTGGAGGCGGGTCGGTTGGATCGGGTGGCGGTGATTGGGCCGCATGCGGGGGAGGTGTTGCTGGGGGGATATTCGGGGCGTCCGCGTTACACGGTGAGCATACTGGAGGGATTGCGTGAGCGGTTGCGTGGGGAGGCGGAGGTGTTGTATGCGGAGGGAGTTCGGATCACGGAAGACTCGGTCTTCACCGACGAACCCCAGCCGCATCTGGGAGGCGAGCGCGCCTATCCGCGCTGGGTGGCCGACACGGTGGTCTGGACCGATCCGGAATCCAACCGCCGACGCATTGAGGAGGCGGTCGCGCTGGCCCGTCGGAGTGATGTGGCGATTCTGGTGGTTGGCGGCAACGAGCAGACTTCGCGCGAGGCCTGGGCGGTGAACCATCTTGGAGATCGTTTGTCGTTGCGGTTGCCGGGTCAGCAGGAGGAGTTGGTGAAGGCGGTGTCGGCGACGGGGGTTCCGGTGGTGCTGGTGGTGATTGGCGGGCAGCCGTACGTGATCACGGAGTTGGTGGACCGGGTGGGAGCGATCGTGTGGGGCTGGTATCTGGGTCAGGAGACGGGTCGTGCGGTGGCGGAGGTGTTGCTGGGGGATTACAATCCGGCGGGCCGTTTGCCGATCACGATACCGCGTCACGAGGGGCAGCTTCCGGCCTATTACAGTCACAAGCCGAGCAAGGAATTGGACTACGTGGACGGTACGAGTCGGCCGCTTTTCCCGTTCGGGTATGGTTTGTCGTACACGCGTTTTGCGTATCGGAGCGTTCGGTTGGAGCCGGATCGGGTGGGGGGATGTGGAGTGGTTCGGGTGCTGGTGGAGTTGGAGAACGTGGGGGATCGTGCCGGGGATGAGGTGGTGCAGGTGTATGTTCGGGATCGGGTGAGCAGTGTGGCGCGACCGGTGAAGGAGCTGAAGGGATTTCGTCGGGTGCATCTGGGGCCGGGGGAGCGGAAGGTAGTGGAGATTGAGCTGGGGCCGGAGGCGTTTGCGTTTTACGGCTTGGAGATGGAGCGGGTAGTGGAGGCGGGATGGTTTGATGTGCTGGTGGGGGGTAATTCGGAGGAGTTGATCAGCGTGCCCCTGGAAATCACCGAAGACTGCAATCTGGGGCCCTGA
- a CDS encoding cobalamin-binding protein yields MRIVSLLPAATEWVCAFGAGASLVGRSHECDFPPEILDRPVLTRPRVDARGTSAEIDRQVRTVWEQGLSLYEIDWERLRALQPDLILTQAQCPVCAVSVSELEAGLADWPAPRPQVLAMAPQTLKQVLDAALEIGRHIGRLHEAMSYLARAEKRLRHLRDFLGLRRRSDPSAFPRVACIEWIEPLIVAGHWMPDVVEMAGGQAVLAEPGQPSRTITWAELQAADPDVLLLMPCGFTVAQTARELPELVQRPEWQALRAVQEGRVFVLDGHAYFNRPGPRLYRSIELVAVCLHPDRLSPELLDVQPWELQTLETALA; encoded by the coding sequence ATGCGTATTGTCTCGCTTTTACCCGCTGCCACCGAATGGGTTTGTGCGTTCGGGGCAGGCGCGTCGCTGGTCGGACGCTCCCATGAATGCGACTTTCCGCCGGAAATTCTGGATCGGCCGGTGCTGACCCGCCCGCGGGTCGATGCCCGGGGCACCTCGGCCGAAATCGACCGCCAGGTCCGCACCGTATGGGAGCAGGGGCTGAGCCTCTATGAAATCGACTGGGAGCGACTTCGTGCGCTCCAACCGGATCTGATTCTGACGCAGGCACAGTGTCCGGTATGCGCTGTGTCGGTTTCGGAACTGGAAGCCGGGCTGGCCGACTGGCCGGCGCCCCGGCCGCAGGTGCTCGCCATGGCGCCCCAGACGCTCAAGCAGGTGCTGGATGCCGCGCTGGAGATCGGCCGCCACATCGGCCGCCTGCACGAGGCCATGAGCTACCTGGCCCGGGCCGAGAAGCGCCTGCGCCACCTTCGGGACTTTCTCGGCCTGCGTCGCCGTAGCGATCCGTCCGCGTTCCCGCGGGTGGCCTGCATCGAATGGATTGAGCCACTGATCGTGGCAGGCCACTGGATGCCCGACGTGGTGGAGATGGCCGGCGGACAGGCCGTGCTGGCCGAGCCAGGCCAGCCTTCCCGCACGATCACCTGGGCCGAACTGCAGGCGGCCGATCCCGACGTGCTGCTGCTTATGCCCTGTGGCTTTACCGTGGCCCAGACTGCACGCGAACTGCCGGAGCTCGTGCAGCGACCGGAATGGCAGGCGCTGCGGGCCGTGCAGGAAGGACGGGTCTTCGTGCTGGACGGCCACGCCTACTTCAACCGTCCGGGACCCCGCCTGTACCGCTCCATCGAACTGGTGGCGGTCTGCCTGCACCCGGACCGGCTTTCGCCGGAGTTGCTCGACGTGCAACCCTGGGAGTTGCAGACGCTGGAGACCGCACTGGCCTGA
- a CDS encoding DUF2179 domain-containing protein yields MEAWFASPWGALLIFGLRIVDVSMSMIRMILAVRGYRGRAAVIGFFEVLVWLMAVGQALQHLHSIWHVLGYAAGFATGNYVGVWLEERFAIGLRVVRAIFRNGTERRGALAAQLLRERGFGVTEVQGRGREDVVEILDLIVERRHVPEVVQLLRQVDPNVFISIEEVRAIQGGYVRPGGRKLPFLTRLQTLPSRSRMLLGWLVRRR; encoded by the coding sequence ATGGAGGCCTGGTTCGCATCGCCCTGGGGTGCCCTGTTGATCTTCGGATTGCGGATCGTCGACGTATCGATGTCGATGATTCGCATGATTCTGGCCGTACGCGGCTATCGGGGCCGGGCGGCGGTGATCGGTTTCTTTGAGGTGCTCGTCTGGCTGATGGCCGTCGGCCAGGCGCTGCAGCATCTGCATTCCATCTGGCACGTGCTGGGGTACGCGGCCGGATTTGCAACGGGCAACTACGTGGGCGTGTGGCTGGAGGAGCGGTTTGCCATCGGGCTACGGGTGGTGCGGGCTATTTTCCGGAATGGTACGGAGCGTCGCGGGGCGCTGGCAGCCCAGCTGCTGCGTGAGCGTGGCTTTGGCGTGACGGAAGTGCAGGGGCGCGGCCGCGAAGATGTGGTCGAGATCCTGGATCTGATCGTCGAGCGACGGCACGTGCCGGAAGTGGTGCAGCTGCTTCGCCAGGTGGACCCGAACGTATTCATCAGTATCGAGGAAGTACGCGCCATTCAGGGAGGCTATGTGCGGCCGGGTGGCCGCAAACTTCCCTTCCTGACGCGGCTACAGACGTTGCCTTCCCGCTCGCGGATGCTGCTGGGCTGGCTGGTTCGGCGCCGCTGA
- a CDS encoding restriction endonuclease subunit S: MMPERSDIPPGYRMTELGPLPEEWRVVRLGEVATIASGGSAPQGNRYFGGPYPFVRVQHLDVDNDMVRRWDLITDKAVKRYKLKLFPKGTIVFPKSGAAIRLEKRAMLPVDAYLVSHLCAVLPDESRVLGLFAFYALRNVRFAETKAEGYPTLRLSEIKETKIPLPPLPEQRAIAYVLRTVQESKEATERVITVLRELKKSLMRHLFTYGPVPVDAIERVELQETEIGPLPAHWRVVRLEEVFDIQQGKALSRKKDKGLRPRPFLRTANVFWGRLDLSNLDQMDFSEEEEKKYALRPGDLLVCEGGDVGRTAIWEGQLKDVYYQNHLHRLRAKSQDVEPRFVMYWMQTAMTLLGLYLGTSNKTTIPNLSRSRLASFAIPLPPLPEQQEIARMLQAVDARIEAEEKKKAALEALFKTLLHHLMTAKIRLPEEFVKGFSKEDLEP; encoded by the coding sequence ATGATGCCTGAGCGTTCAGATATACCTCCCGGCTACCGGATGACCGAACTGGGGCCTTTGCCCGAGGAGTGGCGGGTGGTGAGGTTGGGGGAGGTGGCAACGATTGCGTCAGGGGGTTCGGCGCCGCAAGGTAACCGCTATTTTGGTGGCCCTTATCCTTTCGTACGAGTACAACACCTTGATGTTGACAATGATATGGTACGCCGCTGGGATCTCATCACCGATAAAGCCGTAAAAAGGTACAAGCTGAAACTCTTTCCGAAAGGGACTATTGTTTTCCCCAAAAGCGGGGCCGCTATCCGCCTTGAGAAACGAGCAATGCTTCCCGTTGATGCTTACCTTGTGAGTCATTTATGTGCAGTGTTACCTGATGAGAGCCGTGTGCTTGGTCTCTTTGCTTTTTATGCTCTGAGGAACGTACGTTTCGCTGAGACCAAGGCAGAGGGATATCCAACTCTTAGATTGAGCGAGATAAAGGAAACAAAAATCCCCCTCCCCCCTCTCCCCGAACAGCGGGCTATTGCTTATGTTCTGCGCACGGTTCAGGAGAGTAAGGAAGCTACGGAGCGGGTCATTACTGTTCTGCGGGAATTGAAAAAGAGCCTAATGCGGCATCTTTTCACCTACGGCCCTGTGCCCGTGGACGCCATTGAACGCGTGGAATTGCAGGAGACTGAAATCGGCCCCCTCCCCGCCCACTGGCGGGTGGTTAGGTTGGAGGAGGTGTTTGATATCCAACAAGGTAAGGCACTTTCTCGCAAAAAGGACAAAGGCTTACGACCGCGTCCATTTTTGCGAACTGCCAATGTCTTTTGGGGACGTCTTGACTTGTCAAATTTGGATCAAATGGATTTTAGCGAGGAGGAAGAGAAGAAGTACGCATTGAGGCCAGGGGATCTGCTTGTATGCGAAGGTGGAGATGTTGGGCGTACAGCCATTTGGGAAGGGCAATTAAAAGACGTGTATTACCAGAATCACCTTCACCGCTTGCGCGCAAAGAGCCAGGATGTTGAGCCCCGTTTTGTAATGTATTGGATGCAGACAGCGATGACTTTATTGGGGCTTTATCTTGGTACAAGCAATAAAACCACGATTCCCAATCTCTCAAGAAGTCGTTTGGCAAGCTTTGCTATCCCCCTCCCCCCGCTCCCCGAACAGCAGGAAATCGCCCGCATGCTGCAGGCCGTGGACGCCCGCATCGAGGCCGAGGAGAAGAAAAAAGCCGCGCTGGAGGCGCTCTTCAAGACCCTGCTGCACCACCTGATGACGGCCAAGATTCGCCTGCCCGAGGAATTCGTGAAAGGATTTAGCAAGGAGGATTTGGAACCATGA
- a CDS encoding sirohydrochlorin chelatase → MLTLLLIWSTLISTPDSTKPGLLVMAHGGPPAWNQAVLEAVAPLRAGRPTAVAFGMADPHTLQQALDTLQALGARRAVVVRLFMDGASFKHQTEYLLGLRPDPPARFLLHRHGSPDGHHSEGPPPPLRHNLELVLSEAGLMEAPEIGPILADRALALSQNPNRESVLLLAHGTEDDVLNARWIVAMERHAQLIRGLGFHAVRVETLREDWPALRTDAERRIRAFVEAETQAGRTVLVIPFRVYGFGPYRKVLDGLTYRADGTGLLPHPAITAWIERQWERLSRQAGWLKETSTALRPTH, encoded by the coding sequence ATGCTGACACTGCTTTTGATCTGGAGCACACTGATCTCTACGCCCGACAGCACGAAGCCGGGCCTGCTCGTGATGGCGCACGGTGGCCCCCCGGCGTGGAACCAGGCCGTGCTCGAAGCGGTGGCGCCGCTGCGGGCCGGACGGCCAACGGCCGTCGCGTTCGGGATGGCCGATCCGCACACGCTCCAGCAGGCACTCGACACGCTGCAGGCACTGGGTGCCCGCCGGGCCGTGGTGGTCCGGCTGTTCATGGACGGCGCTTCGTTCAAGCACCAGACCGAATACCTGCTGGGATTGCGTCCGGACCCGCCCGCGCGCTTTCTGCTGCATCGCCACGGTAGCCCTGACGGGCACCACTCGGAAGGCCCACCACCTCCGCTACGGCACAACCTGGAACTGGTGCTGAGCGAGGCGGGCCTGATGGAAGCGCCCGAAATCGGTCCGATCCTGGCCGATCGGGCGCTGGCACTCAGCCAGAATCCCAACCGGGAATCTGTGCTGCTGCTGGCACATGGCACGGAAGACGATGTGCTCAACGCCCGCTGGATCGTGGCCATGGAGCGCCACGCGCAGCTCATCCGCGGGCTGGGCTTTCACGCCGTACGCGTCGAGACGCTGCGGGAAGACTGGCCGGCGCTTCGCACCGACGCCGAGCGACGCATCCGGGCTTTTGTTGAGGCCGAAACGCAGGCCGGCCGCACCGTGCTGGTCATTCCGTTCCGGGTCTACGGCTTCGGTCCCTACCGGAAGGTGCTGGACGGGCTGACCTACCGGGCCGACGGAACCGGCCTCTTGCCGCATCCGGCCATCACCGCCTGGATCGAGCGCCAGTGGGAGCGGCTGAGCCGTCAGGCCGGCTGGCTGAAAGAGACAAGCACGGCGCTGCGTCCCACCCACTGA
- a CDS encoding PAS domain-containing protein, whose product METIKPKSASSIRKRFQQQETLDPRLPMLLLNADGDIQHITPAARMLLEYPDRQPLDPCFFTHVHSRNLQQVWHDLAAMTRQRKQQASWLLRLRTGRGHWRWFQVRARNLLAEQDGILLLLQPLQQA is encoded by the coding sequence ATGGAGACCATAAAACCAAAATCGGCTTCCTCGATTCGGAAGCGCTTTCAGCAGCAAGAAACACTGGATCCCCGGCTTCCCATGCTGCTGCTCAACGCGGACGGCGACATCCAGCACATAACTCCGGCCGCCCGTATGCTGCTCGAATACCCGGACCGGCAACCGCTCGACCCCTGCTTTTTCACGCACGTGCACAGCCGCAACCTGCAGCAGGTCTGGCACGATCTGGCCGCCATGACCCGCCAGCGCAAGCAACAGGCCTCCTGGCTGCTCCGGCTCCGCACCGGACGTGGCCACTGGCGGTGGTTCCAGGTGCGCGCCCGCAACCTGCTGGCCGAGCAGGACGGCATCCTGCTGCTCCTGCAGCCGCTTCAGCAGGCCTGA
- a CDS encoding TonB-dependent receptor plug domain-containing protein, with amino-acid sequence MKLLLLLLLPQVAIDTTRAVPLPPVVITATRSMRAVSDVPVPVQLVPAEAIRRSGAARLSDVLAEQPGLLLFEDHGTGLMIQGFEPDYTLLLLDGEPVIGRTAGTLDLKRFTVQGLDRIEIVRGPTSSLYGSEALAGVVNLIRHRPEAPMATTLHARMERFGTYQLGATSELRRNRLGATLLLDHYRTEGYDLAPEVFGPTAPALRDYTADAYLTWDLPRRSLLSLAFRRHQQQRRSAFALDGIPHDETYRQTDWSLHPRLQQQLTRRLRLDASLYLTGYETRTRMTRRQDGALYYADRFSQAYRKLELRLQQLLTDRQLLTLGGGAIEEALEGDRYAGRVSARSGFLFAQHEWTPRRWIEMVTGFRFDAHSDYASRLSPRLAVLIRPAGAYRLRASIGSGFKAPDFRQRYLVFTNAAAGYSVFGVTRFREELARLQAEGQIARLLIDPDRVTTLRPESSVAFNLGGEATWFDEALALSLNLFHNEVRDLIDTQPVAQKTNQAFVYSYFNLDRIYTRGLEATLTAQPVSALTLSLSYQYLETADRDVLEAIDAGRLYGRTASGRDYRLQRSDYGGLFGRSRHSGTVQLRWQPTSLGLTVALRGVWRSRYGYRDVDGNGVPNRADEYVPGYSLWHLTVGRRLGRHLELQGGAFNLFDLRRPALMPFQPGRRWFVMLTVHV; translated from the coding sequence ATGAAACTCCTGTTGTTGCTACTGCTCCCACAGGTTGCTATCGATACAACCCGGGCGGTGCCGCTGCCGCCTGTCGTCATCACCGCTACGCGTTCCATGCGGGCCGTGAGCGATGTCCCGGTCCCCGTGCAACTCGTCCCGGCCGAAGCCATTCGTCGGAGTGGTGCTGCTCGCCTATCGGATGTGCTGGCCGAACAACCCGGCCTATTGCTCTTCGAAGATCATGGCACTGGTCTCATGATCCAGGGCTTTGAGCCCGATTACACGTTGCTGTTACTCGATGGAGAGCCGGTCATTGGCCGCACAGCAGGTACGCTGGACCTAAAGCGTTTCACTGTACAGGGCCTGGACCGCATCGAAATCGTACGTGGTCCCACGTCGTCGCTTTACGGCAGTGAAGCACTGGCTGGGGTGGTTAACTTGATCCGGCATCGTCCCGAAGCACCGATGGCCACTACCCTGCACGCCCGTATGGAAAGGTTCGGGACTTACCAGCTCGGCGCTACCAGCGAACTGCGACGCAACCGCCTGGGCGCCACCCTGCTGCTTGACCACTACCGCACCGAAGGCTACGATCTGGCCCCGGAAGTTTTTGGTCCTACTGCTCCTGCGCTACGCGACTACACGGCCGACGCTTACCTGACCTGGGACCTGCCCCGCCGTTCGCTCCTCTCGCTGGCCTTCCGACGCCACCAGCAACAGCGCCGGAGCGCCTTTGCGCTGGACGGCATCCCCCACGACGAAACCTATCGCCAGACGGACTGGAGCCTGCATCCCCGCCTGCAACAGCAGCTCACCCGTCGTCTGCGGCTCGACGCGTCGCTCTACCTGACCGGCTACGAAACGCGCACGCGCATGACCCGTCGGCAAGACGGCGCGCTGTACTACGCGGATCGATTTTCCCAGGCCTACCGCAAGCTCGAGCTGCGACTGCAGCAGCTTCTGACCGATCGCCAGCTCCTGACGCTCGGCGGAGGCGCTATCGAAGAAGCACTGGAAGGCGACCGCTACGCCGGACGCGTCTCGGCCCGGAGCGGCTTTCTTTTCGCCCAGCACGAATGGACACCCCGCCGCTGGATCGAAATGGTCACGGGCTTTCGCTTCGACGCCCACAGCGACTACGCCAGTCGGCTCAGTCCACGCCTGGCCGTACTGATTCGTCCCGCCGGGGCCTACCGGCTGCGCGCGTCGATCGGCAGCGGCTTCAAAGCGCCCGACTTTCGCCAGCGCTACCTGGTTTTTACGAACGCGGCGGCCGGCTACAGCGTGTTTGGCGTCACCCGCTTCCGGGAAGAACTGGCGCGGCTGCAGGCCGAAGGCCAGATCGCGCGGCTGCTGATCGATCCGGATCGCGTCACCACGCTGCGACCCGAAAGCTCCGTCGCCTTCAACCTCGGGGGCGAGGCGACGTGGTTCGACGAGGCGCTGGCGCTGTCGCTCAACCTGTTTCACAACGAAGTGCGCGATCTGATCGATACGCAACCCGTCGCCCAGAAGACCAACCAGGCGTTCGTCTATTCCTACTTCAACCTGGACCGCATCTACACCCGGGGTCTGGAAGCCACGCTGACGGCGCAGCCCGTGTCGGCGCTCACGCTCAGCCTCAGCTATCAGTACCTGGAGACGGCCGATCGCGACGTGCTCGAGGCCATCGACGCGGGACGGCTGTACGGGCGCACGGCGTCGGGCCGCGATTATCGCCTGCAGCGCAGCGACTACGGCGGACTTTTCGGGCGCTCGCGCCACAGCGGCACGGTCCAGTTACGCTGGCAACCCACTTCGCTCGGACTGACCGTGGCGCTTCGCGGCGTGTGGCGCAGCCGCTACGGCTACCGCGACGTGGACGGCAACGGTGTGCCCAACCGCGCCGACGAGTACGTGCCCGGCTACAGCCTCTGGCACCTGACCGTCGGACGTCGGCTGGGCCGTCACCTGGAGCTTCAGGGCGGTGCTTTCAACCTGTTCGATCTACGGCGTCCGGCGCTGATGCCCTTCCAGCCCGGTCGCCGCTGGTTTGTGATGCTCACCGTTCATGTGTAA
- a CDS encoding AlbA family DNA-binding domain-containing protein encodes MEKLEATEGQTLEFKRQWTDRALEDLAAFANTEGGRLLLGVRDDGEVVGTRADDRELQRIANLIAAHLGITPSVRVIEMQGLPVVEIRVDPAPGLVPYKGRYLRRVGTTNRDFSPEELARHILTRSGRSWDGLPSDWSLEEVDPEALKAFARLARERLPHLDPSDPEGTLRNLNLVEGKRLKNAGVLLFGKRPQRLFPQAQVRVGIFRGDEILDSHDFTGTLWEQLDGVMARFRQVLKVRFAIRVEEPSLAGLQREETWEYPLEALREAVVNALIHRDYTYPADIQIRLEEDRLEVWSPGELPSPLTPEQLYQPHSSVLRNPLLAQAFYFAGVIERWGTGTTRIVRLCREQGLPEPEFANWQGGFRVTFLKDPYTPERLRKLGLNERQIRAVLYVKEHGEISNRDYRSLTGVSDETARQDLLALVKRKVLRVKGKGRATRYVLGSFGD; translated from the coding sequence ATGGAGAAGCTTGAGGCTACGGAAGGCCAAACCCTGGAGTTCAAAAGGCAATGGACCGATCGGGCTCTGGAGGATCTGGCGGCCTTCGCCAACACGGAAGGCGGTAGGCTCCTCCTCGGCGTCCGAGACGATGGGGAAGTTGTGGGCACGCGAGCGGATGACCGAGAACTCCAGCGCATCGCCAACCTCATCGCCGCCCATCTGGGCATCACGCCGTCGGTTCGCGTGATTGAGATGCAGGGCCTGCCGGTGGTGGAAATTCGGGTAGATCCGGCCCCGGGGTTGGTGCCCTACAAGGGGCGGTATCTCCGCCGCGTGGGCACCACAAACCGCGATTTCTCGCCCGAGGAACTGGCCCGCCACATTCTCACGCGTTCCGGGAGGAGTTGGGATGGGCTGCCCAGCGATTGGTCGCTGGAGGAGGTGGATCCGGAAGCCCTGAAGGCCTTTGCCCGCCTGGCTCGAGAGAGGCTTCCCCATCTCGATCCCTCCGATCCCGAAGGGACGCTGCGCAACCTCAACCTCGTAGAGGGGAAGCGGCTGAAGAACGCGGGGGTGCTGCTCTTTGGCAAGCGGCCCCAGCGCCTCTTTCCCCAGGCGCAGGTGCGCGTCGGCATCTTCCGGGGAGATGAGATCCTGGATAGCCACGATTTCACGGGCACCTTGTGGGAGCAGTTAGACGGGGTGATGGCGCGCTTTCGCCAGGTGCTCAAGGTGCGTTTCGCCATCCGGGTGGAAGAGCCGTCTTTAGCGGGGCTACAGCGTGAAGAGACATGGGAATATCCGCTGGAGGCCCTGCGGGAGGCGGTGGTGAACGCCCTCATCCACCGGGATTACACCTATCCGGCGGACATCCAGATCCGTTTGGAGGAAGATCGCTTGGAGGTTTGGAGTCCGGGGGAGTTGCCGTCGCCGCTTACGCCTGAGCAGCTCTATCAACCCCACTCGTCGGTGCTTCGTAATCCCCTTCTCGCCCAGGCCTTCTACTTTGCCGGCGTCATCGAACGCTGGGGCACGGGCACCACGCGCATCGTCCGCCTCTGCCGGGAGCAAGGGCTTCCGGAGCCCGAGTTTGCGAACTGGCAGGGTGGCTTTCGGGTGACCTTCCTGAAGGACCCTTACACCCCGGAGCGGCTACGCAAGTTGGGCCTGAACGAGCGGCAGATCAGGGCAGTGCTGTATGTGAAGGAGCATGGGGAGATCTCGAATCGTGACTACAGAAGTCTGACAGGTGTGTCGGACGAAACTGCCCGCCAAGACCTCCTGGCGCTGGTCAAACGGAAGGTGTTGCGGGTTAAAGGAAAAGGGAGGGCAACGAGGTATGTGCTGGGGAGTTTTGGCGATTAA
- a CDS encoding HmuY family protein, translated as MPTRTFLLLSLTLVLLLAACDSSEPLDETTPVEAVRVEDLPADPTTPDPQTGRPVGTGRYTFFSLRTGEIVLRYDEPDRSDSASTAWDLAFQGTNILINGGTSGPGQGGAVVLEVPFDEVTEAPTDDQFRVDGVDECPNGVKRAICPGSGNGWYNYDPTTHIVTPIPGRTIVVRTADGRYAKVRILSYYKGAPDPGAIDPEANPSRYYTFEYVFQPDGSRRLQ; from the coding sequence ATGCCCACACGAACCTTCCTGCTGCTGAGCCTGACGCTGGTCCTGCTGCTGGCTGCCTGCGACAGCAGCGAACCGCTGGATGAAACCACGCCGGTCGAGGCCGTGCGGGTCGAAGACCTGCCAGCCGATCCCACCACACCGGATCCTCAGACCGGACGGCCGGTCGGCACCGGACGCTACACGTTCTTCAGCCTGCGCACCGGCGAGATCGTGCTACGCTACGACGAGCCGGACCGAAGCGACTCGGCTTCGACGGCCTGGGACCTGGCCTTCCAGGGCACGAACATTTTGATCAACGGCGGCACGAGCGGTCCGGGACAGGGCGGCGCGGTCGTGCTGGAGGTGCCTTTCGACGAGGTGACGGAAGCGCCGACCGACGATCAGTTCCGGGTGGACGGCGTGGACGAATGCCCCAATGGCGTCAAGCGCGCCATCTGCCCCGGCTCCGGCAACGGCTGGTACAACTACGATCCCACCACACACATCGTCACTCCGATTCCCGGCCGCACGATCGTCGTGCGTACGGCCGACGGTCGCTATGCCAAGGTGCGGATCCTGAGCTACTACAAAGGCGCTCCCGATCCCGGTGCCATCGATCCCGAAGCCAATCCTTCGCGCTACTACACGTTCGAGTACGTCTTTCAACCCGACGGCTCCCGTCGTCTGCAATAA